A window from Podospora bellae-mahoneyi strain CBS 112042 chromosome 1 map unlocalized CBS112042p_1, whole genome shotgun sequence encodes these proteins:
- a CDS encoding uncharacterized protein (EggNog:ENOG503PRAB) produces MSRPQKRKLASGVSEPRPKRFSWRGKGPVPRPTPSEETQALYDLWQQAEREVNLADLRRLSEPPTFVGHGEFLLSPSQATSRSRSPSCASTTHSVTKAMNGVDLNQQGSKSKKKRATRTKPLSKPAKAKAAFIRKLGACEDCRKRRVGCTREHWDLHLFEEAWRVQYGPLPEEVDIKPTPLPELGVEYFKTEFQVTQIPTPEVAPARPPPDPSNRYQARFSELDDLAGVGGQVVSAAGAPLGPVDEEIDIDNMLQTLQHEDHEEPPLIPVEFTDFFDTDFDLDFGGADIFQPAPETSFNPEPTDDTWLGDTDYQCVPVGKQTYNFVGQLQFECLGASAAEHDGVEFTCAQRFNTLDLLIEHFYSAHYVFENHEERGRCLSCLLDWDLTSAEELTEPCKQCGQDRHEKWYWGFISKGTPPSLTSGTTSVRVASQDGYGYGMQQGGSPFGNQSTDLYGHGSGGGYDFGGGFLFGDYGDGRNQYYKAAQHLTKQPYKPTINRGSKAMPAFGSDPASSIFVGFSLLSVIATRLYLAVGAPYQPASSLTVSSLSWWAAFVPELSVACIGAGLVAMWLFRHVVQYREDSLYAALSMARAEALEGSVRAAVAA; encoded by the exons ATGTCCCGGCCGCAAAAACGCAAGCTCGCCTCCGGCGTGTCTGAGCCTAGGCCGAAGCGATTCTCGTGGCGAGGCAAGGGTCCAGTCCCTCGGCCTACCCCAAGCGAGGAGACCCAGGCGCTCTACGATCTCTGGCAGCAGGCCGAGCGTGAAGTGAACCTGGCAGACCTGCGGAGGCTGAGCGAGCCACCGACCTttgtcggccatggcgaGTTTCTCCTCTCACCCTCGCAAGCAACTTCGAGATCTCGTTCCCCTTCCTGCGCCAGCACCACTCACTCGGTCACAAAGGCGATGAATGGTGTCGACCTCAACCAACAAGGATCGAAGTCCAAAAAGAAACGGGCCACGCGTACCAAACCGCTGAGCAAGCCTGCCAAGGCCAAAGCAGCGTTCATACGAAAGCTGGGAGCTTGTGAGGACTGCAGGAAACGACGTGTCGGG TGCACTCGCGAACACTGGGATCTTCATCTTTTCGAGGAAGCATGGAGGGTCCAATACGGACCGTTGCccgaggaggtggatatCAAGCCTACTCCGCTACCCGAGTTAGGCGTGGAATATTTCAAGACCGAGTTCCAAGTCACCCAGATTCCAACCCCCGAGGTCGCCCCCGCACGACCGCCTCCAGACCCGAGCAACCGGTACCAGGCTCGGTTCAGTGAACTGGATGACCTTGCCGGTGTTGGAGGGCAGGTCGTCTCCGCTGCTGGCGCGCCGCTGGGACCGGTCGATGAGGAGATTGACATCGACAATATGCTGCAGACATTGCAGCATGAGGACCACGAGGAGCCGCCGCTCATCCCTGTCGAGTTTACCGACTTCTTTGACACCGACTTCGATCTGGACTTTGGCGGCGCCGACATTTTTCAACCAGCCCCCGAGACGAGCTTCAACCCCGAGCCCACAGACGATACCTGGCTTGGAGACACAGATTATCAGTGTGTGCCTGTAGGCAAACAGACCTACAACTTTGTCGGACAGCTGCAGTTTGAATGTCTCGGAGCCTCTGCCGCCGAGCATGACGGTGTGGAATTCACTTGTGCGCAACGCTTCAACACGTTAGACTTGCTCATCGAGCACTTCTACAGCGCGCATTATGTCTTTGAGAATCACgaggagagaggaaggtgcCTGAGCTGCTTGCTCGACTGGGATCTTACCAGCGCCGAGGAGTTAACCGAGCCTTGCAAGCAGTGTGGCCAGGACCGGCACGAGAAGTGGTACTGGGGATTCATCAGCAAGGGCACACCGCCGAGCTTGACTTCGGGGACCACGTCCGTGAGGGTCGCCAGTCAAGACGGATATGGCTACGGGATGCAGCAGGGAGGGTCGCCGTTTGGGAACCAGTCGACCGATCTCTACGGCCACGGCAGCGGGGGTGGGTATGactttggtggaggattcCTCTTTGGGGACTATGGGGACGGGCGCAATCAGTACTACAAGGCGGCCCAGCACCTGACGAAGCAGCCGTACAAACCCACGATCAACAGAGGCAGCAAAGCGATGCCGGCTTTTGGGTCTGATCCGGCTTCCTCTATCTTCGTTGGATTCTCCCTTCTTTCGGTCATCGCCACACGCCTGTATTTGGCCGTCGGAGCTCCCTATCAGCCAGCCTCTTCATTGACGGTGTCGAGCCTAAGTTGGTGGGCGGCTTTCGTCCCAGAGTTGTCGGTTGCTTGCATCGGTGCCGGGTTGGTAGCGATGTGGCTGTTTCGACATGTTGTTCAGTATCGGGAGGATTCG TTGTATGCTGCCCTGAGTATGGCCAGAGCGGAGGCTCTTGAGGGTTCCGTGAGAGCTGCAGTTGCTGCTTAA